Proteins co-encoded in one Kutzneria chonburiensis genomic window:
- a CDS encoding SDR family oxidoreductase has translation MAGKVVLITGAARGIGAETARRLAALGAKVALVGLERELLEATAKDCGPEAGAWEADVTDWQALETAVAAVKDRYGRIDVVMANAGIAATGFVRSIDPAAFERTIEINLLGVWRTVRVTLPHLIESRGYCLVVSSLAAISHAPGMAAYAASKAGCDAFADSLRAEVRHLGVDVGTAYFSWIATDMVTSADQHPVFGKMRSRLPGPLGRTYQVADVGKAVVAGINRRAKAIHVPGWVGGLKLFRGVVNQLSLPITSMGAKDADQAALDDIKARGAEASRPVGPGGAAGFDSRR, from the coding sequence ATGGCCGGCAAGGTGGTGCTGATCACCGGCGCGGCACGCGGCATCGGGGCCGAGACGGCGCGCCGGCTGGCCGCGCTGGGGGCCAAGGTCGCGCTGGTCGGCCTGGAGCGGGAGCTGCTCGAGGCCACGGCCAAGGACTGCGGCCCGGAGGCCGGCGCCTGGGAGGCCGACGTCACCGACTGGCAGGCGCTGGAGACCGCGGTGGCCGCGGTGAAGGACCGCTACGGCCGGATCGACGTGGTGATGGCCAACGCCGGCATCGCCGCCACCGGCTTCGTCCGCTCCATCGACCCGGCGGCCTTCGAGCGGACCATCGAGATCAACCTGCTCGGCGTGTGGCGCACGGTCCGGGTCACCCTGCCGCACCTCATCGAGAGCCGTGGCTACTGCCTGGTGGTGTCGTCGCTGGCCGCCATCTCGCACGCCCCCGGCATGGCCGCCTACGCGGCCAGCAAGGCCGGCTGCGACGCCTTCGCCGACAGCCTGCGGGCCGAGGTCCGCCACCTTGGCGTCGACGTCGGCACGGCCTACTTCTCCTGGATCGCCACGGACATGGTCACCAGCGCCGACCAGCACCCCGTCTTCGGCAAGATGCGCAGCCGCCTGCCCGGCCCGCTCGGCCGCACCTACCAGGTCGCCGACGTGGGCAAGGCCGTGGTCGCCGGCATCAACCGGCGGGCCAAGGCGATTCACGTGCCGGGCTGGGTCGGCGGCCTCAAGCTGTTCCGCGGCGTGGTCAACCAGCTGTCGCTGCCGATCACGTCGATGGGTGCGAAGGACGCCGACCAGGCAGCGCTGGACGACATCAAGGCCCGCGGCGCCGAGGCGTCCCGGCCGGTCGGTCCCGGCGGCGCCGCCGGCTTCGACAGTCGTCGCTAG
- a CDS encoding YciI family protein, whose translation MPKFAVEYRYIEDVPKRHAVRPEHRDFLRDLAKQGKCLVAGAWTADDGGLLVFEVDDEAELRKILDNDPYNGAEVIASTKVTAWTPVLGVWVD comes from the coding sequence TTGCCCAAGTTCGCCGTCGAGTACCGCTACATCGAGGACGTGCCGAAGCGGCACGCCGTCCGGCCGGAGCACCGCGACTTCCTCCGCGACCTGGCCAAGCAGGGCAAATGCCTGGTCGCCGGGGCATGGACCGCGGACGACGGCGGCCTGCTGGTGTTCGAGGTGGACGACGAGGCCGAGCTCCGGAAGATCCTCGACAACGACCCGTACAACGGGGCCGAGGTCATCGCGTCGACCAAGGTCACCGCGTGGACCCCGGTCCTGGGCGTCTGGGTCGACTAG